GCACATAGTTGATTTAGATGGTGCAAAAAATCCTAATAAAAAACAATTTTTTTTATTAAAAGATATTTTAAAAGATAAAAGAATGAATTTTCAGGTTGGTGGAGGTGTAAGGAAGGAAAAAGATTTAGAAAAATTATTTTCTTTAGGTGCTAAAAGAGTTGTTCTGAGTTCAGTAATTTTTGAAAAAAATATTGATGTTAAAAATTGGATTCAAATATATGGTAATGATAGCATTGTTTTAGCACTGGATGTTCAAATAAAACGATATTTTAAAGAAGTTGTTGTTTCAGGATGGAGAAATTATACTGGAATTTCTATCGAAGATATTATTAATGAATTTTTAGAAAATAATATTAAATACATTTTATGTACTGATATTTCCAAAGATGGTACTTTAACTGGTCCAAATTTATTGTTGTATTCTGAATTAGTTAAAAAATATCCTTCTATTTCTTTTCAAGCATCAGGGGGTGTTAGTTCGCTACATGATATTTTTAATTTAAAAAAAACAGGTGTGAAAAATATAATTATTGGAAAAGCATTTTTAGAAAAAAAATTTACTTTTTCTGAAGCAATCAATGTTGAAAAAAATATTTTTTAGTTTTATTTTAATAAATATATCTCATGTATTAAGTATTATTAATAATTAATTTTTATATTATATATGTATTTTAAAGGTTTGGTTCAATGTTAGCAAAAAGAATAATTCCATGTTTGGATGTAAAAAATGGTTTAGTAGTAAAGGGTGTAAAATTCCAGAATCATAGAATTATTGGAAACATTTTATCTTTAGTAAATAAATATATTCAAAATAGCGCTGATGAATTAGTTTTTTATGATATTTCTGCCTCTATCAAGAATACCATTGTGAGTAAAAAATGGATATCTATGATTTCTGAAATTATTAATATTCCATTCTGCGTTGCTGGAGGAATAAAAAGTTTTAATGATGCACGAGATATTTTATCTTGTGGAGCAGATAAAATTTCAATTAATTCTTATGCAATTCAGAATCCTATTTTAGTTAGTTCTATTGCAGAAAAATTTGGAGTTCAGGCTGTTGTTGTTGGCATAGATTCTTATTATCATAAAAAAGAAAAAAAATATTTTGTACATCAATATACTGGAGATTCAAAGTTTGAAAAAAAAACAAGTTTAGAAACTATTGAATGGGTTGATAAAATGCAAAATTTAGGTGCAGGAGAAATTGTTTTAAATTCTATGAATCAAGACGGTGTAAAAAATGGATATGATATTAAGCAATTAAGGGAAATAAGAAAAATATGTAAAATTCCATTAATTGCTTCTGGAGGTGCTGGAAATATGAATCATTTTTATGATGTTTTTAAATTTTCAGATGTTGATGGCGCTTTGGCAGCATCTGTTTTCCATGATAATATTATTAATATTAAAAAATTAAAAAATTTTTTATTAAAAAAAAACATAGAGATTAGAAAATGTTAACTATTGATCAAATGCTAAATTTAAATTGGAAAAAAGTAAATGGATTAATTCCTGTGATTGCACAAGATTTTGTTTCTAATGAAATTTTAATGCATGGATATATGAATAAAAAAGCTCTTTTAAAAACATTTAATAGTAAACATTTAACTTTTTTTTCGCGTACAAAAAATCGTTTATGGACTAAAGGAGAAACATCTAAAAATTATTTAAAAGTTATAGATATTATTGAAGATTGCGATAGAGATTCATTATTAGCTTTAGTTAAACCTGTTGGTCATACATGTCATTTACAGCGTAAAAGTTGCTTCAATATCGTAAGTACAAATTTTTCTTTTATTTTACAATTAGAAAAAATTTTAGAAAATAGAAAAAAAAAAATTAATAGTAAATCTTATACATATTCTTTGTACAAAAAAGGAGTAAATAGAATTGCTCAAAAGGTTGGAGAAGAAGCGGTAGAATTAGTTATTTCTTCAATTTGTAAAAATAAACAAGACATTATTAATGAATCTTCTGATTTATTTTATCATTTATTAGTATTATTACATGATCAAAATTTAGAATTTTCAGATATTATTTCTGTATTAAAAAAAAGAAATTCTTTATAGATTTCTTTTTGAAAAAATATTGTTATAAAACAATTCCAAGATGTAATAATTTTAAATTAGGAGAAAATATAATGTCTTTAAATCAAATTGGAGTTATTGGCATGGCAGTTATGGGAAAGAATTTGGCTTTAAACATTGAAAGTAAAGGATATACGGTATCAATTTTTAATAGATCAGCAGAAAAAACTAAAAATGTTATTGATAATAATAAAAATAAGAATATTTATCCTTTTTTTAAGATTAAAAATTTTGTTTCATCATTACAAAAACCTCGTATTATTTTGTTAATGATTAAATCTGGGAAAGCAACAGATATTACGATTGATTTGATTTTACCATATTTAGATAAAAAAGATATCATAATTGACGGAGGTAATAGTTTTTACAAAGATACAATTAAAAGAAATATTTATTTATCAAAGAAAAATATAAATTTTTTAGGTGTAGGAATATCTGGAGGAGAAGAAGGAGCATTAAATGGACCTGCGATTATGCCTGGAGGTAATAAAAAAGCATATTTAAAGTTAGAAAATTTATTTAATAAAATTTCTGCAAAAACAAAAAATGGTACACCTTGTGTAAATTACATTGGTTCTGATGGTTCAGGACATTATGTGAAGATGGTGCATAATGGTATTGAGTATGGAGATATGCAATTAATTTCTGAAGCATATTTTATTTTAAAAAAATCGCTAAATTTAAATAATAAAATTCTCCATAAAATTTTTAAAGAATGGAACAAAGGAGAGTTAAAAAGTTATTTAATTGAAATTACAAAAAATATTTTTTTAAAAAAAGATAATTCTGGAAAATATATTCTCGATACTATTTTAGATTCTGCAAGTAACAAAGGTACTGGTAAATGGACGAGTAAAAGTGCTTTAGATTTAAACGAACCTTTATCTTTAATTACTGAATCTGTTTTTTTTAGATATTTATCTTCTTTAAAATCTCAAAGAATGAAAGCATCTAAAATTCTTTTTGGTCCGAAAAATAATTTTTCTGTTATGAATAAAAAAAAATTTATTGAGGATGTTAGGCGTTCTTTATATTTAGGAAAAATTATTTCATATGCACAAGGTTTTTCTCAATTAAGTAGAGCATCTGATGAATATCAATGGGATTTGAACTATTCTAATATTGCAAAAATTTTTCGTTCTGGATGTATTATACGAGCAGATTTTTTGAAAGAAGTTATATATGCATATAAAAAAAATAATCAATTGATTAATTTGTTATTGATAGATTATTTTAAAAATATTGCTAACTCTTATCAACATTCTCTTAGAAATATTGTTTCTTATTCAGTTTTAAATGGAATTCCTATTCCTGCTTTTTCTTCTGCTATTTCGTATTATGATTCTTATCGTTCCTCTGTACTTCCTGCGAATTTAATACAAGCTCAAAGAGATTATTTTGGAGCTCATACATATTTTCGGGTTGATAAAAGTGGAATTTTTCATACAAATTGGTTAGAATAAGTTATTGAAATTTAATTTTTCTAAAAATATTTTTAGGAGATATTTATGTCTATATTATTTTATATTTTTAGTTAATAAGTTTTATTGTTTTTTATTTCAAAACCTTCTTAGAGAAAAATAAAATTATATTCTATCTAAGAAGGTTTTTGTAATAGTTTTATTTGAGAAAATTTATTTATTTTTTTTATATATTTGGTTTAATTTCCAAATATTATTTAATATTTCAATCATAACGTATACGGAAGATTTTAAAAGATTTTTAGATGTATGTGTTGAGTGGAACTTTTTATTGTTATATTCTGCAATTAAATTAATTTTATTGAAAATTTTTTTTCCTTTTGTGATAGAACTTATTTGAAAATTTTTAATAAATATGTTAAAACTAGAAATTTTTTTTAACCCTTGATAAATTTTTTTTATTACATCATTTTTTGTTTTAATAAATAATTTTTTAATTTTTTTTCCACATATTAAATCTATAAAAATTTTTGTTTTACCATAAAATTTTAAAATAATTTTTAAATTTTTTAAGATAAAATATGGTTTTTTTTCTAAATATTTTTTTTTAAAAGCTAATTTTTCTAGATCATAATCACAAATTTGACCTTTTTTATCGGCTAGTTTTAAAAAATTTTTATATAATTTTTTTAAATTATAATCTTTTTTTTCTATATATCCTATTTCTTTCATTCTCTGTTTGACTGCTGCTCGTCCTGAGCGTGGTGTCAAGTTGAATTGTATTTTTTTTAATCCTATGTCTTTTGGAGACATAATTTCGTAATTTTTCCTATTTTTTATAACACCATCTTGATGAATTCCAGAAGAATGAGAAAAAGCATTTTCTCCTATAATTGCTTTATTTATTGGTATAGGAATATTACAAATTTCACTAACTATTTTACTAGTATGATAAATTTCTTTATGTTGGATATTTGTAAAAAAATTTAATAATTTTTTTCGTGTTTTAATAGCCATGATTATTTCTTCTAATGCTGTATTTCCTGCTCTTTCTCCAATTCCAGTAATAGTACCTTCAATTTGTCTTGCTCCAGCTTGGATTGCAGAAATAGAATTTCCAACCGCCATTCCTAAATCATTATGGCAATGTATGGATATAATTACTTGATCGATGTTTGGAACACGTTTATATAAATTTTCAATTATTTTGCTAAATTCATTAGGAATTGTATATCCAACTGTATCTGGAATATTTATTGTTTTAACACCATTTTTTATTAAAGATTCTACAATACGACATAAATTATCAATAGATGTACGTCCTGCATCTTCACAAGAAAATTCTATATCATCTGTATATTTTTGTGCTATTTTAATAGATTTTAATGCCATTTGATGTATTTCTTGAAAATTTTTTTTTAGTTTAGATTCTATATGTAATTTAGATGTTCCTAAAAATAAATGAAGACGAAAGTTTTCTAATTGAGACATTGCTTCTGCTGCAATTCTTATGTCTTTTTCAAGACATCTTGCTAAACTACATATAGTGCTATTTTTTACATGTTTACAGATTTGTTGCACAGATTTAAAATCTCCAGGTGAAGATATAGGAAATCCTGCTTCTATAATATCGATATTCATTTTTTCTAAAGCTAAAGCAATTTTCACTTTTTCTTTTATATTTAAGCTTGTTTGTAGAGATTGCTCTCCATCGCGTAAAGTCGTATCAAAAATAATAATTTTTTCTTTCATTGATTTATCTTATATAAAATATTATTCAAGATGTAATTTTTTAAATTATTTTTATTTAAAATTTTTTAAAATATATAAAAATTTTAAGAGAATAGTTTTCTATTTTCTAAATATTTTAGTTTATTTTTTTTTTCATAATCTATGATATTTTGAATTTTTTTTAATGTTAAATCAATTTTATCGAGTCCATTTATTAATTTAAATTTATAAAATTTATCGATTGAAAAGTGGTACTTGATTTTTTCAACATAAATTTTTTCTTTTAACAGGTTTACAATACATTTTGTTTTCTTATTTTTTTTGATGAATGAAAAAATTTCTTGTATTTGTTTTTTATTTAATTGAATTAATAAAAGATTATTATTTACACTATTATTATAAAAAATATCAGCAAATTGAGAAGAAATAATGACTTTGATTCCATAATCTATTAAT
Above is a window of Buchnera aphidicola (Sipha maydis) DNA encoding:
- a CDS encoding 1-(5-phosphoribosyl)-5-[(5-phosphoribosylamino)methylideneamino] imidazole-4-carboxamide isomerase; protein product: MMIIPSLDFRKGKIVRLYKGNYLEKTDYQESYAHYIENCIKNDIKMMHIVDLDGAKNPNKKQFFLLKDILKDKRMNFQVGGGVRKEKDLEKLFSLGAKRVVLSSVIFEKNIDVKNWIQIYGNDSIVLALDVQIKRYFKEVVVSGWRNYTGISIEDIINEFLENNIKYILCTDISKDGTLTGPNLLLYSELVKKYPSISFQASGGVSSLHDIFNLKKTGVKNIIIGKAFLEKKFTFSEAINVEKNIF
- the hisF gene encoding imidazole glycerol phosphate synthase subunit HisF, which produces MLAKRIIPCLDVKNGLVVKGVKFQNHRIIGNILSLVNKYIQNSADELVFYDISASIKNTIVSKKWISMISEIINIPFCVAGGIKSFNDARDILSCGADKISINSYAIQNPILVSSIAEKFGVQAVVVGIDSYYHKKEKKYFVHQYTGDSKFEKKTSLETIEWVDKMQNLGAGEIVLNSMNQDGVKNGYDIKQLREIRKICKIPLIASGGAGNMNHFYDVFKFSDVDGALAASVFHDNIINIKKLKNFLLKKNIEIRKC
- the leuA gene encoding 2-isopropylmalate synthase: MKEKIIIFDTTLRDGEQSLQTSLNIKEKVKIALALEKMNIDIIEAGFPISSPGDFKSVQQICKHVKNSTICSLARCLEKDIRIAAEAMSQLENFRLHLFLGTSKLHIESKLKKNFQEIHQMALKSIKIAQKYTDDIEFSCEDAGRTSIDNLCRIVESLIKNGVKTINIPDTVGYTIPNEFSKIIENLYKRVPNIDQVIISIHCHNDLGMAVGNSISAIQAGARQIEGTITGIGERAGNTALEEIIMAIKTRKKLLNFFTNIQHKEIYHTSKIVSEICNIPIPINKAIIGENAFSHSSGIHQDGVIKNRKNYEIMSPKDIGLKKIQFNLTPRSGRAAVKQRMKEIGYIEKKDYNLKKLYKNFLKLADKKGQICDYDLEKLAFKKKYLEKKPYFILKNLKIILKFYGKTKIFIDLICGKKIKKLFIKTKNDVIKKIYQGLKKISSFNIFIKNFQISSITKGKKIFNKINLIAEYNNKKFHSTHTSKNLLKSSVYVMIEILNNIWKLNQIYKKNK
- the leuD gene encoding 3-isopropylmalate dehydratase small subunit yields the protein MKKFQKHTGIIAPINIVNIDTDIIIPKQFLKSTKKTGFGKHLFHNWRYIDNKSKKKNKSFVLNKKKYKNTSILITGENFGCGSSREHAVWALIDYGIKVIISSQFADIFYNNSVNNNLLLIQLNKKQIQEIFSFIKKNKKTKCIVNLLKEKIYVEKIKYHFSIDKFYKFKLINGLDKIDLTLKKIQNIIDYEKKNKLKYLENRKLFS
- the gndA gene encoding NADP-dependent phosphogluconate dehydrogenase, with product MSLNQIGVIGMAVMGKNLALNIESKGYTVSIFNRSAEKTKNVIDNNKNKNIYPFFKIKNFVSSLQKPRIILLMIKSGKATDITIDLILPYLDKKDIIIDGGNSFYKDTIKRNIYLSKKNINFLGVGISGGEEGALNGPAIMPGGNKKAYLKLENLFNKISAKTKNGTPCVNYIGSDGSGHYVKMVHNGIEYGDMQLISEAYFILKKSLNLNNKILHKIFKEWNKGELKSYLIEITKNIFLKKDNSGKYILDTILDSASNKGTGKWTSKSALDLNEPLSLITESVFFRYLSSLKSQRMKASKILFGPKNNFSVMNKKKFIEDVRRSLYLGKIISYAQGFSQLSRASDEYQWDLNYSNIAKIFRSGCIIRADFLKEVIYAYKKNNQLINLLLIDYFKNIANSYQHSLRNIVSYSVLNGIPIPAFSSAISYYDSYRSSVLPANLIQAQRDYFGAHTYFRVDKSGIFHTNWLE
- the hisIE gene encoding bifunctional phosphoribosyl-AMP cyclohydrolase/phosphoribosyl-ATP diphosphatase HisIE gives rise to the protein MLTIDQMLNLNWKKVNGLIPVIAQDFVSNEILMHGYMNKKALLKTFNSKHLTFFSRTKNRLWTKGETSKNYLKVIDIIEDCDRDSLLALVKPVGHTCHLQRKSCFNIVSTNFSFILQLEKILENRKKKINSKSYTYSLYKKGVNRIAQKVGEEAVELVISSICKNKQDIINESSDLFYHLLVLLHDQNLEFSDIISVLKKRNSL